The DNA segment CATCGCCCGCGGCCGATGCGATCTCGCGCTGACGCGGATCCGCGACTCGTGGCTCGATTACCGGGGCCGAGCCGTGGAACCGTTGGTGCGCGCCTCGCTGGAACGCCTTGCCACCAGCGATCCGCGGCTGGCTGGGACCGCAGTCGTCGGCGGCTACTGGACGCGCACCGGACGCGTCGAGGTCGATCTCGTGGGGGTCGACCAGTGGCCGGGCGCCAGCAGAGTCAGCGCCGTCGGTTCGATCAAGTGGCGCGACCGCAGCCCGTTCGACTCGCGGGATCTAGCCGATCTCGCAGTGCACCGCGCCAAGGTGCCCGGGGGTCGCGACGCCCCGTTGGTCGCGGTGAGCCGCTCCGGTTGCACCGCGCGGGACCTGGCGGCGGTCTACAGTCCCGGTGACCTGGTGTCCGCCT comes from the Actinomycetota bacterium genome and includes:
- a CDS encoding DUF234 domain-containing protein, producing the protein IARGRCDLALTRIRDSWLDYRGRAVEPLVRASLERLATSDPRLAGTAVVGGYWTRTGRVEVDLVGVDQWPGASRVSAVGSIKWRDRSPFDSRDLADLAVHRAKVPGGRDAPLVAVSRSGCTARDLAAVYSPGDLVSAWR